One genomic segment of Williamwhitmania sp. includes these proteins:
- a CDS encoding ATP-binding cassette domain-containing protein yields the protein MEIFRADNVEKRFATHLALDDVSIAVPANSIFGLLGPNGAGKTTLIRIINQITAPDKGTLLFEGRPLKADDIYQIGYLPEERGLYKKMKVGDQALYLAQLKGLSKQAAMEKLKYWFRKFEIQAWWDKKVEELSKGMAQKVQFIVTIIHEPKLLIFDEPFSGFDPINTNLLKEEILNLKANGSTIIFSTHNMGSVEELCDNITLINKSRNILSGQIDTIRQQYGENKFEIGYRGSEDLKLALTSDYVLEKEWEEKMMKKAVVKVLNSSHENRLISQLMPHLEILSFNEVIPSMNDVFIKVVQSYNSQNKN from the coding sequence ATGGAGATTTTTAGAGCGGATAACGTGGAGAAACGGTTTGCCACCCATTTGGCTCTGGATGATGTGAGCATTGCTGTTCCAGCCAACAGCATCTTTGGGCTGCTTGGACCAAACGGCGCAGGCAAAACAACGCTCATTCGTATTATCAACCAGATTACTGCCCCCGATAAGGGAACCCTACTTTTTGAAGGCCGACCGCTGAAGGCCGACGATATCTACCAAATTGGCTACCTCCCAGAGGAGCGTGGGCTTTACAAAAAAATGAAGGTTGGCGATCAGGCCCTCTATCTGGCACAGCTGAAGGGCCTTTCGAAGCAGGCCGCAATGGAGAAGCTGAAGTATTGGTTTCGCAAATTCGAGATACAGGCCTGGTGGGATAAAAAGGTGGAAGAGCTCTCCAAAGGAATGGCCCAGAAGGTGCAGTTTATTGTAACCATAATCCACGAACCCAAGCTACTCATCTTCGACGAACCGTTTAGCGGCTTCGATCCTATTAACACCAACCTGCTGAAGGAGGAGATTCTCAACCTGAAGGCTAATGGTTCCACCATTATATTCTCCACCCACAATATGGGTTCGGTGGAGGAACTCTGCGACAACATCACCCTCATAAACAAGTCGCGCAACATTCTCAGCGGTCAGATAGACACCATCCGCCAGCAATACGGCGAGAACAAGTTTGAGATTGGCTACCGTGGTAGCGAGGACCTTAAGCTAGCGCTTACCAGCGATTATGTGCTGGAGAAGGAGTGGGAGGAAAAGATGATGAAGAAGGCCGTGGTAAAGGTGCTCAACTCTTCGCACGAGAACAGGCTTATTTCGCAGCTGATGCCCCACTTGGAAATACTCAGCTTCAACGAGGTTATTCCAAGCATGAACGACGTCTTTATTAAGGTGGTTCAGAGCTACAACAGCCAGAATAAAAACTAA